The following DNA comes from Cyanobacteria bacterium GSL.Bin1.
TCGCCAGTTCTCCTGCTGTCAGGGAGTCCATTCCTAATTCCAAAAACGGCTGATTGATATCAATGCTTTCAGGAGAAGGAATACGGAGGATTTTCGCGATTTTGCTACGAATGTAGGTTTCCAGTAACTCGCGACGGTTCTCCTTTTCTGCACTCTGATACGCTTGAAGAAAGGCTTGGGCTTCTTCCTGTTCTATTTGCCACTGCTGTCGCTTCGTCTGTGTGGTGGCACTGGGTTGAAAGTCCTCATTTTGAGCAATAATAATCCCTTGCTGGGCAGTTGGTGTAATAGTGCTGACTTCCTGAAAGCCATAATTTTCCAGTAGGGTTTGCCATTGCGATGCTGAGAGTAAGGGATAGTTATCGCGCCATTGGTCATTGAACCGCCACCAACCCGTGGTTAAGCCAAAAATTAAGTCTAACCAGCGCGTGGGGGCAGTTCCTTCTAATAAAATGAGGAGTCCATTGGGGGCTAACAGTTGTTTAATTTGTTCAATGGTGACTGATAGGTTTTCTGTTGCATGAAGAACATTTGCTGCGACGATTATGTTGTAATGATGAGTGGGGAAATTTTGTGTAGTTATCTCCTGTTCAATATCCAAGCGTTGATAAGAAAGAAAGGAATACTCTTCAATGACCCCCACCTACTTCGTGAGGTGGGGGATTGGGGAGAGATAACCTCCCCGTAGCTGCGAATAGAGCCATGAGCGGTTAGCGAGTAAACACTTCCAGATGTTTCTCTAGT
Coding sequences within:
- a CDS encoding methyltransferase domain-containing protein: MGVIEEYSFLSYQRLDIEQEITTQNFPTHHYNIIVAANVLHATENLSVTIEQIKQLLAPNGLLILLEGTAPTRWLDLIFGLTTGWWRFNDQWRDNYPLLSASQWQTLLENYGFQEVSTITPTAQQGIIIAQNEDFQPSATTQTKRQQWQIEQEEAQAFLQAYQSAEKENRRELLETYIRSKIAKILRIPSPESIDINQPFLELGMDSLTAGELANDLEEHLNISLASTLALEYPTINALVGELETKLSATPDQPPTVPALTETSSPNQTEALEQLSEQQLDALLQEVMQEDESL